In Scomber scombrus chromosome 17, fScoSco1.1, whole genome shotgun sequence, the following proteins share a genomic window:
- the tmem244 gene encoding transmembrane protein 244: MLLDYCCRCFGFTLIKRHGPFSLKNTPSDTLVVLQNLLMCMVCFYSLYYIVVSVCIGLLRVHEINSLLTPFDYTTQPSWQNPKYQVGVISTEVTYILGGLIFAWIVEEWVWDYAITVTLLHVAMTVAVMSDLPSAEEWWITLGSGLVMMIFGGQLLAYKLFRSNFVYPAELQNF, from the exons ATGTTGTTGGACTATTGCTGTCGTTGTTTTGGATTCACCCTCATAAAACGCCATGGACCTTTCTCCCTCAAGAATACACCCAGTGATACCTTG GTCGTCCTCCAGAATCTGTTGATGTGCATGGTCTGCTTCTACTCTCTCTACTACATTGTGGTCAGTGTGTGCATTGGCCTGCTCAG GGTTCATGAGATCAACAGCTTGTTGACGCCATTTGATTATACAACACAACCATCATGGCAGAACCCCAAATATCAGG tTGGTGTGATTTCCACAGAAGTGACCTATATTTTGGGAGGGCTGATATTCGCCTGGATTGTAGAGGAGTGGGTTTGGGATTACGCCATAACTGTCACACTGCTCCATGTCGCCATGACTGTAGCAG TGATGTCAGATCTTCCATCAGCTGAGGAGTGGTGGATAACTCTGG GTTCAGGCCTGGTGATGATGATATTTGGAGGACAGCTCTTGGCCTATAAACTATTCAGAAGCAACTTTGTCTACCCAGCTGAACTACAAAACTTCTAA